GGTGGCCGCAAGGTCGTGGAGGTTCAAATCCTCTCCTGGGCATTTTTTCTCGCAGCTTCTCCTTCTTCTCCCAAGATCCTTTCCCCTAGAGCAGTACGTGTGTTTTGAAAATCACACGCATTTATTAACCAGCCTATTTCCGTTATCCCTCAAGCTCTAACTGTTCAGAGCCACCGGAATCTTCATATGAATGTGTTTGAGGTTTACAGCACGTTTTTGGTGGATGAGACGCTAGCCTTCTTCAGTCGAGCGCTCGCCAATGCTCTTTTTGTTCTCGTTCTCCTCAATAGGAGTTTCTGGAGTAGCCCTATGGGTAATGGGCATTTTTTTCGTTCTCTTTATCAGAGCAAAAGGTATACGAATAATCATTCCCTTTCTCACTTCCTGTTGTTCAGGTAACAGGTCGCTTAAATCCTGAATTGAGGAAACATTTCTCGTGGTGCCTGTATACCAATCCGATATGTTTTCAAGCATCTGCGCATGTCCTTCAACCTCATGCATGATATCACCATTTGAGGTTCTTCTTGCGTAGCCGCTTGAGAGAGCTAACGCTTGTTGATCCATGTTCTGTGGAATGAACTTCGGGTTATCGAGGTTTACGAGCGAATCAGCGTTCTTGCCAGTTTGGAATTCATTGTCAAAAGGAACCTCTTCCACTTGCTCTTTTTTAACGACCTTCTTCGGTGGCTCGAGTGATTCTGTCTCGGGAAGAAGAGGAACTTCAGGTTCAATAGTGAAAGATGTATTATAGGCTAGGGCGCCCTGGGAATATCGAGTGACATTTCCATGTACGAGAAATACCGGAGACTTTTCTCGTGGCCGCGAAAAATTCTTTATCTGTCTATACGCACTTTGGTTCATCCGATAAGGGCCCGCAACCATCCATTCCGAATGCTCTGGAGTATTAACGAGTCCTCCGCGACGAGTTGCCACGTACATTCCGTAGTCATCAGGGTAATACAGGATGATCTTGTCCTGGGACGTGCGAGCTGTTTTTACTTGGATAGCTCTCGGTGCTCCCTTGTGTTGAAAGTATCCAGCAAGGCTCGAGCTTTCCTCAAGCGTTGCAGCTAATGCAACATTGGGTCCGTGGTACGGATTGGTAGAGCTTAAGATTTGAAGACCTGCATCTTTGAGGGGAAAATAGATGGAAGCCTCGCGTCTCGGTGTACACGCGCTCAAACTCACCAATATGATGAGCAATACGAGGGATTTGATAGTCAGTTTCCTAGGTAATGACATTTTTCTTGTCTTGATTGCAATTCAATATCTCTGGTGTAGTATCGGGTGGTTTAGTAGGAAATCTTAACGCCTATTTTCCTGCGAATTTCTTTGAAATGAGTGCGAGAATTTCGTACATGGCGGAGATTTTGCACCGCTTTGAATGTGTGGAATCTACAGGAGCCGCGTAAGTTTCGGCAAAGAGGAAGGAGTATGTGCATGAGAGAGTCAGGAGAGTCTCTAGTCGGGAATAACGGGATAGAGGATAGCGATAATACTCTTGGGATCCATCTCCCCGCTCACCTTGAATCCGCAGCGCAGAATCTCGAAAAGGAGGTGTCGGAGGGGGTTGAGTCTCTTATTCAAGATGGAGAATTTTCGGAAGAGAATGTTCGTTTCGTAAAAAACTTTATTCTTCCAGCTTCAAGTGGTGCTCTCGTGGCTTCTGACGAGCTGCTTGAGCGGCTTCGGCGGACTGCACAAATCTGGGATGTATCACTGAAACCGAGAGAGATTACCTCGCATAGGAAGGTGCTCGGTCCTTTCATTGTCGGCATTAAGCGACTCATATATCCAGTTCTTTCATTTTTTCTCGAAGATACGCTGAGACAACAACGTGACTTCAATGCTGCGGTATTGCGGTGTCTTGTGGAGCTTGCTCATGAACAGCAAAAGGTGAATCCAGATAACGCTGAGTAATTCAGTAAGTTAAAGATGTTTCTATCGACTACCCAGAGGGTAGGCGAGCCCTAAAAAATGGGCATTGAGGTCGCACGGAGTAAAGGACGTGTGACTATTCACAATGCGCCGATTTTTGTCACATCCAATTGAAATGAATGCGAAAAATTGAGGTTGTCGGTGAGAAAGTCGGAGGTAAGCCCTTTTAAAAGGTGCTTAAGGGCTTAGACCGAGGTATTATACCAAGGAACTTAAGAAGGATAATAAGAGTCAATGGTCTCAGCTCATTTTTGCCCGAACTTACAATTTCTGCCCCGAGACAGCGCGGGTCCTGCCTCAAGGCAGCGCGGGGGCGTAGTGATTGTGAGTTTTTTCAGTAAAATTACTAGGAAGGGCAATCTCTTAACAGCAATGCGCCCATTTTGGTTGTGGCTCTTATGCGTTCATTTCGCAATGCTGACTCCTGTTTCGACCGTCAGAGCAGACGAGCTGTTGGCAGACCAGGTTGACGTTACGACCCCCGTGTACTTTCCAGAAAAGGGGCATGACTTTCGTGAAGGAATTTTCAATTACGAAGTTTCATGGCAGGGCATTCACGCTGCTGATGTGGAGATTACGGTTAGAAGAAAGTCTGAGATCTATGAGGTTTTTATAGCGGTAGAGACCAACTCCTTTGTGGACGTTTTCTATAAGCTTCGATACTCGGTATTGGGAACTATCGCAGCCGATGATTTCACCCCGGGCATATTGCTGATTGATCAACGTGAGAATTCAAGAGTCACTAAAGCGTCGTTAGCGTTTGCTGATGATGGAAGGATTCGTTCAGAGCTCTCAAAGAAGAAAGACTCTGGAAACCGCTTCCAAGAATATGACTTTTATTCGAATAATTTTACTTTGGAGCCTCTGTCTGCTGCATTCCTGGCTCGAAGTCTTGACTGGGCCCCTGGTGTGGAACGCACGTTCGATACCTTTGACGGGAAGAGCCGTTACCTCATTTCCCTCAAGTGTACTGAAGAGCGGTGGATGAAGGTCGGTGGTAAAAAGAGGCTCGTTTGGGTGGTAGAGCCTAGCGTCATTAACTTGAATAAGCAGGAGAAGGCAAAGAAGCTGCGGAGAGCCGCCCTTTACGTCACCGCCGATAAATATAGAGATATACTTCAGATTACGAGCGAAGTGTTTGTAGGCCGCGTAACAACAAAGCTGACGGGATACAGGCCTGCTCTCGAGAAACCACTGCAATTAGTGGCACGTCGTACAGCTCCAGAGCGTTCCTAACAGAAAAGAGCTCTCTTTTTTTTGATACCAACAGGAAACCTTTTCTTGATTTTCGCGATAGAGGTTGTCGAAAGGCTCTATTTACGAAAAGAGAGAGATAATGATTCTA
Above is a window of bacterium DNA encoding:
- a CDS encoding DUF3108 domain-containing protein is translated as MVSAHFCPNLQFLPRDSAGPASRQRGGVVIVSFFSKITRKGNLLTAMRPFWLWLLCVHFAMLTPVSTVRADELLADQVDVTTPVYFPEKGHDFREGIFNYEVSWQGIHAADVEITVRRKSEIYEVFIAVETNSFVDVFYKLRYSVLGTIAADDFTPGILLIDQRENSRVTKASLAFADDGRIRSELSKKKDSGNRFQEYDFYSNNFTLEPLSAAFLARSLDWAPGVERTFDTFDGKSRYLISLKCTEERWMKVGGKKRLVWVVEPSVINLNKQEKAKKLRRAALYVTADKYRDILQITSEVFVGRVTTKLTGYRPALEKPLQLVARRTAPERS